A genomic region of Paenibacillus sp. PL2-23 contains the following coding sequences:
- the sdhB gene encoding succinate dehydrogenase iron-sulfur subunit: MAETTTAKKTVKFIISRQDSPETAPYSQEFELPYRPNMNVISGLMEIQRNPVTAEGAKTSPVCWESNCLEEVCGACSMVINGKPRQACSALVDQLEQPIRLEPMRTFPVVRDLVINRERMFNALKKVKAWIPIDGTYDLGPGPRMAETKRQWAYELSKCMTCGVCLESCPNVNDRNSFIGPAAISQVRLFNAHPTGEMNKEERLEALMTDGGIEGCGNSQNCVRSCPKGIPLTTSIAAMNKDTTKHLFKKWLGM; the protein is encoded by the coding sequence ATGGCTGAAACGACTACGGCTAAAAAAACCGTCAAGTTCATTATCTCTCGTCAGGACTCGCCGGAAACTGCGCCTTACTCCCAAGAGTTCGAGCTGCCTTACCGTCCCAATATGAACGTAATCAGCGGCCTGATGGAAATTCAGCGCAACCCTGTTACGGCAGAAGGCGCCAAAACATCGCCGGTATGCTGGGAATCCAACTGTCTCGAAGAAGTGTGCGGCGCGTGCTCGATGGTTATCAACGGCAAGCCGCGTCAGGCGTGCAGCGCGCTGGTCGACCAGCTGGAGCAGCCGATTCGCCTTGAGCCTATGCGTACATTCCCGGTTGTCCGTGACCTCGTCATCAACCGCGAGCGTATGTTCAACGCCCTGAAGAAGGTTAAGGCATGGATTCCCATCGACGGCACATATGACTTGGGTCCTGGACCGCGTATGGCCGAGACGAAGCGCCAATGGGCTTACGAGCTGTCCAAATGTATGACCTGCGGCGTCTGTCTGGAATCCTGTCCGAACGTCAACGACCGGAACAGCTTTATCGGTCCTGCAGCGATTTCCCAGGTTCGTCTGTTCAACGCTCACCCTACGGGCGAGATGAACAAGGAAGAGCGTCTGGAGGCTCTGATGACGGACGGCGGCATCGAAGGCTGCGGCAACTCCCAGAACTGTGTGCGTTCTTGTCCGAAGGGCATTCCGCTCACGACTTCGATTGCCGCGATGAACAAGGATACCACGAAGCACCTGTTCAAAAAATGGCTGGGCATGTAG